From the Brassica napus cultivar Da-Ae chromosome A8, Da-Ae, whole genome shotgun sequence genome, one window contains:
- the LOC106453672 gene encoding uncharacterized protein LOC106453672: MSLFDSQAVKLHKQLESVGGDPRVLVAASINPKIVGGRLFLNAASGTHIYFDKETTAGETYFYRLVAQDTGLPSAAPLLKSYAKVESLRIAELNEFVISASSQEIDFICTGKVTGIKLDKGLCYVSCSNCTKSSNALSQLSPVCIVLILMLYRVEMSIVVCFNGVMTKLHNMRAYETSHLLAGNGVNPEDTQAPPFVAGMEGRPTHSRLRSVHTTSLQTIKPLRSPHP; this comes from the exons ATGAGTCTGTTCGACTCACAGGCTGTCAAGCTCCACAAACAACTTGAATCGGTGGGAGGTGATCCAAGGGTTCTGGTTGCAGCCAGTATCAACCCCAAAATTGTGGGAG gtCGTCTGTTTCTGAATGCTGCTTCAGGcacacacatatattttgacaaGGAAACCACCGCAGGGGAGACTTATTTCTACAGGCTGGTTGCCCAAGACACTGGGCTTCCATCAGCAGCTCCATTGCTAAAGAGCTACGCCAAAGTGGAATCTCTGCGCATAGCTGAGCTCAATGAATTTGTCATATCTGCTTCTTCTCAG GAGATTGATTTCATCTGCACCGGGAAGGTCACTGGTATCAAGCTGGACAAGGGATTGTGCTACGTTTCTTGCTCCAACTGCACCAAAAGCTCCAACGCACTGTCTCAGCTTTCACCTGTCTGCATTGTACTAATACTAATGCT ATATCGGGTGGAGATGTCCATTGTTGTTTGTTTTAATGGGGTTATGACAAAACTGCATAATATGAGAGCCTATGAAACTAGCCATCTTTTG GCTGGTAATGGTGTGAACCCGGAGGACACTCAGGCACCTCCATTTGTTGCAGGCATGGAGGGTAGGCCTACACATTCCAGGTTAAGGTCGGTGCATACAACTTCACTGCAAACCATCAAACCTTTACGATCTCCCCATCCTTAG
- the LOC106387602 gene encoding cytochrome P450 72C1-like, with protein sequence MIEITAVRKVFLIGFLILILNWVWKAVNWVWLRPKRLEKYLKKQGFSGNSYRVLMGDMSESNKMDQVAHSLPLPLTADFVPRMMPFLHHTVLNHGKKCFTWYGPYPNVIVTDPETLREIMSRHELFPKPKIGYHVFLSGLLNHEGPTWSKHRSILNPAFRIDSLKSILPAFNSSCKEMLEEWEKLASPKGTVELDAWTYCHDLARNMLARASFGDSYKDGINIFQIHQEQIDLGLQTIRSVYIPGSKFLPTKFNKRLRETERDMRAMFKAMIETKEKEIQRGRNTDKNSDLLCSMLTSNTKQMKEQGPASGLSIDDLIDDCKAFYLAGQNVTASLFVWTLVALSQHQEWQTKARDEISKAFGDNEPDFEGLSHLKVVSMILHEVLRFYSPAYFTCRITKQEVKLERFSLPEGVVITIPMILVHHDPDLWGEDVKQFKPERFVNGVASATKGRLSFLPFGSGPRTCIGQNFSMLQAKLFVAKVLQMFSVELSPLYTHAPFPAATTFPQHGVHLIIRKV encoded by the exons ATGATTGAGATAACTGCAGTAAGAAAAGTGTTCTTGATCGGGTTCTTGATCTTGATACTGAACTGGGTATGGAAAGCTGTGAATTGGGTTTGGTTAAGGCCAAAGAGACTGGAGAAGTATCTGAAGAAACAAGGTTTTTCTGGGAACTCTTACAGAGTTTTGATGGGAGACATGAGTGAGAGTAATAAGATGGATCAAGTTGCtcactctcttcctctcccTCTCACCGCCGATTTTGTCCCTCGAATGATGCCTTTTCTCCATCACACTGTTCTAAACCATG GGAAGAAGTGTTTCACATGGTACGGACCGTACCCGAACGTGATAGTAACAGATCCAGAGACATTACGAGAGATAATGTCGAGACATGAACTCTTTCCAAAACCAAAGATTGGGTATCATGTTTTCCTCAGTGGTCTTCTCAATCACGAAGGTCCTACTTGGTCCAAACATCGAAGCATTCTTAATCCTGCTTTTCGTATCGACAGTTTGAag AGCATACTTCCAGCATTCAACTCGAGTTGCAAAGAGATGTTAGAAGAATGGGAGAAACTAGCTTCACCAAAAGGAACAGTGGAACTTGATGCATGGACTTACTGTCATGACTTAGCCAGAAACATGCTTGCTCGTGCTTCTTTTGGTGATTCCTACAAAGATGGCATCAATATCTTTCAAATCCACCAAGAACAGATCGATCTTGGTCTCCAAACTATTCGTTCCGTTTATATTCCTGGATCGAA ATTTTTACCAACAAAGTTCAACAAGAGGTTGAGAGAAACCGAAAGGGACATGAGGGCTATGTTTAAAGCTATGATTGAGACCAAAGAGAAGGAGATACAAAGAGGAAGAAATACCGACAAGAACAGCGACTTGTTGTGCTCCATGTTGACTTCGAATACAAAACAAATGAAAGAACAGGGACCAGCTTCAGGGCTGAGTATTGACGATCTGATAGATGATTGTAAGGCTTTCTATCTAGCTGGTCAAAACGTGACTGCTTCACTGTTTGTTTGGACACTTGTTGCACTAAGCCAACACCAAGAATGGCAAACCAAAGCAAGAGACGAGATCTCTAAGGCGTTTGGTGACAACGAGCCAGATTTTGAAGGGCTAAGCCACCTGAAAGTT GTATCAATGATCCTCCATGAAGTTCTAAGATTCTACTCACCAGCTTACTTCACATGTCGAATAACTAAACAAGAGGTGAAGCTAGAGAGATTCTCTTTACCCGAAGGAGTTGTGATCACAATACCAATGATCTTGGTGCACCATGATCCTGATCTTTGGGGAGAGGATGTGAAACAGTTTAAGCCCGAGAGATTCGTCAATGGTGTTGCAAGCGCAACCAAAGGAAGACTCTCTTTCTTGCCGTTTGGCTCCGGACCTCGGACATGTATTGGCCAAAACTTCTCGATGTTGCAAGCTAAGCTCTTTGTGGCAAAGGTTCTTCAAATGTTTAGTGTGGAGCTCTCTCCATTGTATACTCATGCTCCTTTCCCAGCTGCAACTACATTCCCACAACATGGAGTTCATTTGATCATTAGAAAAGTGTAG
- the LOC106387608 gene encoding uncharacterized protein LOC106387608, translated as MDTYTCIVVSLCIALFAINLVFSCFTCFSVLHSCVTDANKDLNDLRKNLIEREEGKPDDDEVIIIAVPRNKGLADSMDGDDCGGQDCSQDICTC; from the coding sequence ATGGATACTTACACTTGTATCGTCGTGAGCCTCTGCATCGCCTTGTTTGCTATCAATCTAGTGTTTTCTTGTTTCACTTGCTTCTCCGTTCTTCATAGCTGCGTGACAGATGCAAACAAGGATTTGAATGACCTCAGGAAGAATCTTATTGAACGGGAAGAAGGTAAACCAGATGATGATGAGGTGATAATCATTGCAGTCCCAAGAAACAAAGGATTAGCCGACTCCATGGATGGTGATGATTGTGGTGGCCAAGATTGCTCCCAGGATATTTGTACTTGTTGA
- the LOC106387597 gene encoding ubiquitin-conjugating enzyme E2 36-like — MANSNLPRRIIKETQRLLSEPAPGISASPSEENMRYFNVMVLGPTQSPYEGGVFKLELFLPEEYPMAVPKVRFLTKIYHPNIDKLGRICLDILKDKWSPALQIRTVLLSIQALLSAPNPDDPLSENIAKHWKSNEAEAVETAKEWTRLYASGA; from the exons ATGGCGAATAGCAATCTACCGCGAAGAATCATCAAG GAAACACAACGTCTACTTAGTGAACCTG CTCCGGGGATAAGTGCGTCTCCGTCAGAGGAAAACATGCGTTATTTCAATGTTATGGTTCTTGGTCCTACCCAGTCTCCTTATGAAG GAGGAGTTTTCAAGTTGGAGCTCTTTTTACCTGAAGAATACCCTATGGCTGTTCCCAAA GTTAGGTTTCTCACCAAGATATACCATCCTAACATTGACAAG cTTGGAAGGATCTGCCTTGACATACTGAAAGACAAATGGAGTCCTGCGCTTCAAATAAGAACTGTGCTCTTGAG TATTCAAGCTCTTCTAAGTGCACCAAACCCGGATGATCCACTGTCTGAGAACATAGCTAAGCATTGGAAGAGTAATGAAGCAGAAGCTGTTGAGACAG CTAAGGAGTGGACTCGTCTATATGCAAGTGGCGCTTGA
- the LOC106387606 gene encoding ubiquitin domain-containing protein 2-like, translated as MGCSSSTAKAEGRKEKIRRPKSWKHPQPISRAELTQMREEFWDTAPHYGGKKEIWDALRAAAEEEDLSLAQTIIESAGVIVHNADLTICYDEKGSKYELPKYVLRDPSNLIRTK; from the exons ATGGGTTGCTCTAGTTCAACAGCCAAGGCAGAAG GGAGAAAGGAAAAGATTAGAAGGCCAAAATCATGGAAACATCCTCAGCCAATATCAAGAGCTGAGCTCACACAGATGCGAGAGGAGTTTTGGGACACAGCTCCTCACTATGGAGGCAAAAAAG AGATATGGGATGCGTTAAGAGCTGCAGCAGAAGAAGAGGACTTATCTCTTGCGCAAACCATAATCGAGAGTGCTGGTGTGATTGTCCACAACGCTGACCTCACCATTTGTTACGATGAGAAAg GTTCCAAATATGAATTGCCTAAATATGTTTTAAGGGATCCTTCAAACTTGATCAGAACCAAATAA
- the LOC106387596 gene encoding ACT domain-containing protein ACR11, translating into MVAMASASGSALRFTDPPSSRAIRRDVGAFCLAPRTVTFGFVDKSITNLHRLRLSGLKTRASNATAVENANAADSDKVPTPVVIIDQDSDPDATVVEVTFGDRLGALLDTMNALKNLGLNVVKANVYLDSSGKHNKFAITKADSGRKVEDPELLEAIRLTVINNMLEFHPESSSQLAMGAAFGVLPPTELVDVDIATQVSIKDDGPDRSLLYIETADRPGLLVELVKIISDISVAVESGEFDTEGLLAKVKFHVSYRNKALIKPLQQVLANSLRYFLRRPSTDESSF; encoded by the exons ATGGTGGCTATGGCCTCTGCTTCTGGTTCTGCTCTTCGCTTCACTGATCCTCCTAGCTCTCGCGCTATCAGACGCGATGTTGGAGCTTTCTGTCTTGCTCCTCGGACAGTCACTTTCGGATTCGTCGATAAATCTATTACCAATCTCCACCGACTAAG GTTATCTGGTTTGAAGACTAGAGCATCTAATGCTACTGCTGTGGAG aatgcAAATGCTGCTGATTCTGATAAAGTTCCAACACCAGTGGTCATAATCGACCAAGATTCTGACCCTGATGCGACCGTTGTTGAAGTTACATTTGGAGACCGTCTTGGAGCTCTACTTGACACT ATGAATGCGCTCAAGAACTTGGGTTTGAATGTGGTCAAGGCTAATGTCTACCTTGATTCTTCTGGCAAGCACAACAAGTTTGCCATTACTAAAGC GGATAGTGGAAGAAAAGTAGAAGATCCTGAATTGCTGGAGGCCATCCGTCTCACTGTCATCAACAACATGCTTGAGTTTCATCCT GAATCAAGTTCACAGTTGGCAATGGGAGCAGCTTTTGGTGTTCTTCCACCAACTGAACTG GTTGATGTGGACATTGCAACACAAGTAAGCATTAAAGATGATGGACCAGACCGCAG TTTACTATACATAGAAACAGCAGATAGGCCTGGGCTATTAGTTGAGCTGGTGAAGATCATTTCTGATATCAGCGTTGCTGTCGAATCTGGAGAATTCGACACCGAG ggTTTGTTGGCTAAGGTAAAGTTCCACGTAAGCTACAGAAACAAAGCCCTTATCAAGCCTCTCCAGCAG GTTCTTGCTAATAGTCTGAGGTACTTCTTGAGGCGTCCATCCACTGACGAGTCAAGTTTCTGA
- the LOC125577170 gene encoding ubiquitin carboxyl-terminal hydrolase 15-like, translating to MLEPRGADIPLLFLVLVVFPVVAYILLGKWSDISKKRGRANLLAQMAAEEAFIAETEVNVNRGVRFEAAATENRGLRTKTKAAVSAASGAVRDDFVSGVSGTVAEQRYESVAATCGVPVSNEFHVCARCFSPAKTRCSRCKSVRYCSGQCQIIHWRLAHKDECIPVEACSSSSERASFENESVLHDQDMDATMYSNGTKQKAKGKTSKSSVEFESLGISTPQVNTPGRKSVGKPNSSKSNRESFSGEAACAGGEYKKGQTKHKSRSTIGAAVETNSRRHSVDNSCMQMNGQAFVSGMQETCESNLGARGSFGCPNAQYPSNGTRTATLRKSGEQPCTETSKKGLVPAVSKTVRSKDTCIAEESNGISSTMGLMKMMGLRNSTKHGDRHQNLRMIFPYEEFVKFFQCEVFYLSPRGLVNCGNSCYANAVLQSLTCTKPLVAYLLQRSHSRSCSGKDWCLMCELEQHVMMLRESGGPLSASRILSQMRSINCQIGDGSQEDAHEFLRLLVASMQSICLERLGGETKVDPRLQETTLVQHMFGGRLRSKVKCLRCGHESERYENIMDLTLEIYGWVESLQDALTQFTRPEDLDGENMYRCSRCAGYVKARKELSIHEAPNILTIVLKRFQEGRYGKINKCISFPEMLDMIPFMTRTGDVPPLYMLYAVIVHLDTLNASFSGHYISYVKDLRGNWFRIDDSEIHQVPMTQVMSEGAYMLFYMRSYPRPLRGEPNGKAQVRHSLSQPRDEMKEQRKPVNRFKPRADHHKNLESSSEWSLFTSSDEASFTTESTRDSFSTVDYTDGCNVLDSSSPFSIFNNLRHNVEPSPHNTVACRMFSGTKSETRYFVEEETNHNNTVVMDSAPTSHVITSRVCM from the exons ATGCTCGAACCAAGGGGAGCGGACATACCTTTATTGTTCTTGGTTTTGGTTGTGTTTCCTGTGGTAGCTTACATATTATTAGGTAAATGGAGTGATATTTCTAAAAAGAGAGGGAGGGCTAACTTGCTGGCTCAGATGGCAGCTGAAGAAGCTTTTATAGCTGAGACCGAAGTTAATGTGAATAGGGGTGTAAGATTTGAGGCTGCGGCTACAGAGAATAGAGGTCTAAGAACCAAGACCAAGGCCGCCGTTTCTGCTGCGAGTGGTGCTGTAAGAGATGATTTTGTGTCTGGTGTGAGTGGGACTGTCGCTGAGCAGAGATATGAGTCTGTGGCTGCTACGTGTGGGGTCCCTGTTAGTAATGAGTTTCATGTATGTGCAAGGTGTTTTAGTCCTGCTAAGACACGCTGCTCGAGATGCAAATCTGTTAGATACTG CTCTGGGCAGTGCCAAATAATTCACTGGAGGCTAGCTCATAAAGATGAATGTATCCCTGTGGAGGCTTGCTCTTCTTCATCTGAGAGGGCTTCCTTTGAGAATGAGTCTGTTTTGCATGACCAAGACATGGATGCTACAATGTATAGTAACGGTACCAAGCAGAAAGCGAAGGGAAAGACTTCAAAAAGCTCTGTAGAATTTGAAAGCTTGGGTATCTCTACACCACAAGTCAACACGCCAGGGAGAAAAAGCGTAGGAAAACCAAATTCTTCTAAGTCCAACAGAGAATCATTTAGTGGTGAAGCTGCTTGTGCTGGTGGAGAATACAAGAAGGGTCAGACAAAACATAAG TCGAGAAGCACAATCGGTGCTGCTGTGGAAACAAATTCTAGAAGGCATTCTGTTGATAACTCATGTATGCAAATGAATGGACAAGCTTTTGTAAGTGGTATGCAAGAAACTTGTGAAAGCAATTTGGGAGCAAGAGGCTCTTTTGGTTGTCCAAACGCACAATATCCTTCCAACG GGACCAGAACTGCTACACTGCGCAAATCCGGAGAACAACCATGCACAGAGACGAGTAAGAAGGGACTGGTCCCTGCAGTATCAA AGACTGTTAGGTCTAAGGATACATGCATTGCTGAAGAAAGCAATGGTATCTCCTCAACCATgggtttaatgaaaatgatgggTTTAAGAAACTCTACAAAGCATGGTGATCGACATCAAAACCTGAGA ATGATTTTTCCATATGAGGAGTTTGTTAAGTTCTTTCAATGTGAGGTGTTTTACTTATCACCTAGAGGCCTCGTGAATTGTGGAAACAG TTGCTATGCAAACGCTGTCTTGCAATCTTTAACATGCACAAAGCCACTCGTTGCTTATTTGCTTCAACGATCACATTCAAGATCTT GTTCTGGGAAAGATTGGTGCCTTATGTGTGAACTTGAGCAACATGTAATGATGCTTAGAGAATCTGGAGGTCCACTTTCTGCTAGCAGAATTCTCTCACAGATGCGGAGTATAAATTGTCAGATTGGTGATGGGAGTCAAGAAGATGCTCATGAGTTCTTAAG GCTTTTAGTTGCCTCTATGCAATCAATATGTTTGGAGAGACTTGGAGGTGAGACTAAAGTGGATCCAAGACTGCAAGAAACAACCTTAGTTCAACATATGTTTGGTGGACGTCTCCGCTCAAAG GTGAAATGCTTGAGGTGTGGTCATGAATCAGAAAGATACGAGAACATAATGGATCTCACACTAGAGATATACGGATGGGTAGAATCTCTTCAAGATGCGTTGACTCAGTTTACTAGACCAGAAGATCTCGATGGAGAAAATATGTATAGATGCAGCAG GTGCGCTGGATATGTTAAAGCAAGAAAAGAATTGAGCATTCATGAAGCACCAAACATTCTCACAATTGTTCTTAAGAGATTCCAG GAAGGAAGATACGGGAAAATAAACAAATGTATAAGCTTTCCTGAAATGCTGGATATGATACCTTTCATGACGAGAACAGGAGATGTTCCTCCTCTTTATATGCTTTACGCTGTTATAGTTCACCTGGATACTCTCAACGCATCTTTCTCGGGTCATTACATTTCCTATGTCAAAGATTTGAGAGGCAACTGGTTCAGAATTGATGATTCCGAG ATTCATCAAGTGCCAATGACGCAAGTTATGTCAGAAGGAGCTTACATGTTGTTCTACATGAG ATCGTATCCGCGTCCTCTAAGAGGAGAACCCAACGGAAAAGCTCAGGTTCGGCATTCACTGTCACAACCAAGAGACGAGATGAAGGAACAGAGGAAACCAGTTAACCGCTTCAAACCGAGAGCGGACCACCACAAGAACTTAGAGTCATCAAGCGAGTGGTCTCTCTTCACGAGCTCAGACGAAGCTTCATTCACCACAGAATCAACCAGGGACTCTTTCAGCACCGTGGACTACACAGATGGGTGCAACGTCTTAGACTCTTCCTCTCCTTTCTCCATCTTCAACAACTTACGCCACAACGTGGAGCCGTCGCCGCACAACACCGTCGCCTGCAGAATGTTCTCAGGTACCAAGTCAGAAACCCGGTATTTCGTGGAGGAAGAAACGAATCACAACAACACGGTCGTGATGGACTCAGCACCAACATCCCATGTTATTACCAGCAGAGTATGTATGTAA
- the LOC106387609 gene encoding precursor of CEP13 produces the protein MACPRVSILTICLLLFVVGFASQPCEARKVLMPYNASKGLFLSALPKGNVPPSGPSDKGHTSQPEDYLDKHMVPEIHRQLGSVPSPGVGH, from the coding sequence ATGGCTTGTCCAAGGGTCTCCATTTTGACTATTTGCTTATTACTTTTTGTTGTAGGATTTGCCTCGCAACCTTGTGAAGCTAGAAAGGTTTTAATGCCTTACAAtgcaagcaagggattgtttCTTAGTGCCTTACCAAAGGGTAATGTGCCACCTTCGGGTCCAAGCGACAAGGGTCACACTTCTCAGCCGGAGGATTATTTGGACAAGCATATGGTGCCGGAGATTCACCGCCAACTAGGATCAGTCCCTAGCCCCGGCGTTGGTCATTAG
- the LOC106387604 gene encoding ras-related protein RABA1b-like, whose amino-acid sequence MAGYKVEDDYDYLFKVVLIGDSGVGKSNLLSRFTKNEFNLESKSTIGVEFATRTLKVDEKVVKAQIWDTAGQERYRAITSAYYRGAVGALLVYDTTRRATFENVDRWLKELKNHTDPNIVVMLVGNKSDLRHLLAVPTEDGKSYAEQESLCFMETSALEATNVEEAFAEVLTQIYRITSKKQMEAGEDGNGSVPKGEKIEVKNDVSALKKLGCCSS is encoded by the exons ATGGCAGGGTACAAAGTGGAAGATGACTACGATTACCTCTTCAAAGTCGTACTCATAGGCGATTCCGGAGTAGGCAAATCGAACCTCCTCTCCAGATTCACCAAAAACGAGTTCAATCTCGAGTCTAAATCCACCATTGGCGTCGAGTTCGCCACTCGGACCTTGAAAGTCGATGAGAAGGTCGTCAAGGCTCAGATTTGGGATACAGCTGGTCAAGAaag GTACCGTGCCATCACGAGTGCATACTACCGTGGAGCCGTTGGGGCGCTCCTAGTATATGATACCACCCGCCGTGCAACTTTTGAGAACGTTGACCGGTGGTTAAAGGAGCTCAAGAACCACACGGACCCAAACATTGTGGTGATGCTCGTTGGCAACAAATCTGACCTGCGACATTTGCTAGCTGTTCCCACGGAAGATGGGAAATCATACGCTGAGCAGGAGTCGCTTTGCTTCATGGAAACATCTGCACTTGAAGCCACCAACGTTGAGGAAGCCTTTGCAGAGGTTTTGACGCAGATTTACCGTATCACAAGCAAGAAGCAAATGGAAGCTGGTGAAGATGGGAACGGATCTGTTCCAAAAGGGGAGAAAATCGAAGTTAAAAACGATGTCTCTGCTTTGAAGAAACTCGGCTGCTGCTCAAGttga
- the LOC106387605 gene encoding 60S ribosomal protein L18a-like protein, whose amino-acid sequence MGQGEEDKSKGFADEAGTHHQYGTFQGVSNYPPPRPQNSPPVTGFPQPSAPPRVYDSAPPHYAHGYQTVPVHGIAEGRPVHVRQRRLPCCGIGLGWFLFIVGFFLGAIPWYVGMFIMIVGRRIDHREKPGYIACTIAAILATIAVILGVTKGAEDW is encoded by the exons ATGGgtcaaggagaagaagacaaaagcaAAGGCTTCGCTGATGAAGCAGGCACCCATCATCAGTACGGTACGTTTCAAGGCGTTTCCAATTACCCTCCTCCGCGGCCTCAGAACTCTCCTCCGGTCACTGGGTTTCCTCAGCCTTCTGCTCCGCCTCGAGTCTACGATTCCGCCCCTCCTCATTACGCCCATGGTTATCAAACCGTTCCGG TACATGGTATTGCTGAAGGAAGACCTGTGCATGTGCGACAACGCCGCCTTCCTTGCTGTGGAATTGGTCTTGGATGGTTCCT GTTCATAGTTGGGTTTTTCCTTGGAGCAATCCCTTGGTACGTCGGAATGTTCATCATGATAGTTGGAAGGAGGATTGACCACAGGGAGAAGCCAGGATACATTGCTTGCACCATCGCT gCTATACTTGCAACAATTGCTGTGATTCTTGGTGTAACTAAAGGAGCAGAAGACTGGTGA
- the LOC106387601 gene encoding dol-P-Man:Man(6)GlcNAc(2)-PP-Dol alpha-1,2-mannosyltransferase-like, which produces MDLTTTTTRQRRPLLSGSTSSSTKPYSKTDKPRRSDGGDAEDRGLGWFLPFIALCYLRYMSATSNIVHDCDEVFNYWEPLHYLLYKSGFQTWEYSSNFALRSYLYILFHELAGRPASWWFGDDKVRVFYAVRLFLGLLSAVSDTVLVVALSRKYGKRIATYAVAMLCLTSGCFFASTSFLPSSFSMYAMSLSSGLLLFEKYAMAVAVSVFGVILGWPFSILAFLPVVIYALVKRFKQAFISGAATSIFLLGLSVLVDHYYYKRWTSSVLNLLIYNVLGGGESHLYGTEGPLFYMKNGFNNFNLGFVLAILFIALFPVIRRKYDRCLLVVISPMYIWLAFMSLQPHKEERFLYPIYPLICVSASVVIENIPELFREKYSTRESLLVTITKYIRPVILGLILCASHARTFSLINGYSAPLEVYKLLEHHDDAGPGSVLCVGSEWHRYPSSFFVPDYISEVRWIDDGFRGLLPFPFNSTLGGTAASPSYFNNKNQASDEQFLKNIETCTFLIELQLSRPYAYRGSDLSTWEAIAVLPYLDRELSPAKYRSFFIPYKWQEKNVFGKYVILRRVPK; this is translated from the exons ATGGATCtgacgacgacgacgactcGCCAGAGACGCCCACTTCTCTCCGGCTCTACTTCATCTTCGACGAAACCATACTCGAAGACTGACAAACCCCGCCGATCCGACGGCGGGGATGCGGAGGATCGCGGTCTCGGGTGGTTCTTGCCGTTTATAGCTTTATGTTATCTTCGTTACATGAGCGCGACTTCAAACATCGTTCATGACTGCGATGAAGTGTTCAACTACTGGGAGCCTCTTCATTATCTTCTGTACAAGTCTGGGTTTCAAACCTGGGAATATAG TTCGAACTTTGCTCTTCGCTCCTACTTGTACATTCTTTTCCATGAGTTAGCTGGGCGGCCTGCTTCTTGGTGGTTTGGTGATGACAAG GTTAGAGTTTTCTATGCGGTGAGGCTCTTTCTGGGGCTGCTTTCTGCAGTTTCGGACACTGTCTTGGTTGTTGCACTCTCCAGAAAGTATGGGAAGCGTATTGCTACCTACGCAGTTGCAATGCTCTGCTTAACCAGTGGCTGCTTCTTTGCTAGCACCA GTTTCCTCCCGAGTTCGTTCTCTATGTATGCAATGAGTCTCTCATCTGGTTTATTACTTTTCGAGAAGTATGCCATGGCTGTTGCAGTTTCGGTTTTCGGTGTGATTCTTGGCTGGCCGTTTTCTATCCTGGCCTTTTTACCTGTCGTTATTTACGCTCTGGTTAAGAGATTCAAGCAGGCATTTATCTCTGGCGCTGCCACCTCTATTTTTCTCCTT GGACTCTCAGTACTTGTGGATCACTACTATTACAAGAGATGGACATCTTCggttttgaatcttttgataTACAATGTCTTAGGGGGTGGAGAAAGCCATCTCTATGGAACTGAAGGACCGttgttttatatgaaaaatggtTTTAACAACTTCAACTTGGGTTTTGTTTTGGCAATTTTGTTCATCGCACTGTTTCCTGTTATCAGAAGAAAGTATGACCGTTGCTTGCTTGTTGTGATTTCGCCAATGTATATTTGGCTGGCGTTCATGTCACTTCAGCCCCACAAAGAAGAAAG GTTCCTTTATCCAATATACCCTCTTATATGTGTTTCTGCGTCTGTTGTTATCGAAAACATCCCTGAGCTGTTCCGAGAAAAGTATAGCACAAGGGAAAGTCTTCTGGTGACA ATAACCAAATACATCAGACCTGTGATCCTTGGTCTTATCTTATGTGCTTCACATGCTCGTACGTTTTCTTTAATTAATGGCTATTCCGCTCCCTTAGAGGTCTACAAGCTGCTGGAGCACCATGATGATGCTGGACCAG GTTCTGTTCTGTGTGTGGGAAGCGAATGGCATCGATACCCATCATCGTTTTTCGTGCCTGACTACATTAGCGAAGTACGGTGGATCGATGATGGTTTCCGCGGACTTCTTCCGTTCCCATTTAATAGTACACTTGGAGGCACTGCAGCATCACCATCATACTTCAACAACAAGAACCAAGCATCTGATGAACAATTT TTGAAGAATATAGAAACTTGCACATTCCTCATTGAGCTGCAGCTTAGCAGACCTTATGCATATCGAGGCAGCGACTTATCGACATGGGAG gctaTAGCGGTGTTACCTTATCTGGACAGAGAGCTATCGCCGGCAAAGTATAGATCGTTCTTCATACCTTACAAGTGGCAAGAGAAGAATGTGTTCGGCAAATACGTAATACTTAGAAGAGTGCCAAAatga